The genomic DNA GAAGTATAGGGAGTTAAATTGGGAAAGCATGCGCACCCGAACACCCTTAGGAAATTGTAATTAGGAATTttgttaaataatttttcgaAAGGGGACTGATTTTGAATAGAAGGAGACGGCAAACGATTGATCGTGTAGACTGCAGTTAAAGCCGCATCCACCCAGAATTTTGGAGGTAGTTGACTTTGAATTAACAAAGTGCGAACCATGTCAACAATGTGTCTATGTTTGCATTCAGCGACACCATTTTGTTGTGGTGTGTGGGGACACGACATTCGGAGAGAAATCCTGATTCGTGGAACAAAGTACGAAATTGAGAGTTATTGAATTCTAATCCTCCATCACactgaaaaattttgatttttcgattaagtaaattttcaacttgtgttttgaatgTGCAAAAGTTTTGAAACACCTCAGATTTGCGTTTTAATGGAAAAATCCACGTATATCGCAAGAAATCATCGATAAAAACgacataatatttaaattccATATTTGATAGAATAGATCGATTGCCACACATCAGCATGTATTATTTCCAAAGGAAAGGAGGATAAATGTTCAACATTCAAAAACGGTAAACGAGCAGACTTTCCCAAATTACAGGATATGCAGAAATCCTCAAATGGGGAAAATTTGGAAATCAAATTACGGGATCTGATAATTTCCAAAGGAACTTTATTCGGGTGTCCAAGACGGCGATGCCAGGTTGTAGGAGAATGGGTGGTGGCGACGAGGGCAACGGGACGAGGCAGAGGAATTGGATATAAGGACCCGTCAGTATGGCTGTTGAGCAACATCTTCCCCGAGTTGTTGTCCTTAACAATGAACCCAGAATCAGTGAAAATAACATGGCAATTATTATCTTTGCATAGACGTTTTATGGAGACTAGGTTGTAACCAAGACCAAGGACATAAAGAGTGTCTTTAAGCTGGAGATTAGTGTTTAAAGCAGGAATTTTCATAGAACCAATGCTTTTAACAGGCAGAAGTGATCCATCACCAACAATAACACCATCAGACCCATAGTACGGAGTTGAGTGAGAAAGAATACCTTCGGTGTTGACCATGTGGGACGAAGCACCGGAGTCAAGATAAGCATCATGGCTTGATGGTTCATTTAGATTGAGAGCAGCTAAGGACTTCTGATAACTCGGAGAGGGATTTTGGTTATATAATTCATAGCATTGGATGGCAGTATGACCTGAACTATTGCAAATCTGACAAATCACGACAGCAGGGCCATGTCCCAAAATACCATCACTAGTAGACGGAGAGTTATGGAATGCTCTTACCGAACCCAAAGACTGAAGTGGTGCAGCTCTGTCCAGAGAAAATGGGTAGAAGCCTCCTCTGCCATATCCACCTCTTCCACCATTACTGCGACCCCCAGACACCTGATGTGTCCAGTTGTTATTCCACTGATTGCGTCCTCCACGGCCACAACCACGACCGCCACGACCACCACGAGCATGGCCACCCCCTCGAACAGCACTCCCTCGAGCGGGTTGAGTCTGTGCCTGCAGTGTCGTTGGAGGATTGGGTGCTGGAGCAGAGTTGGATTACGGATAAAATTGTTTGAGTCTCTTCTCCTAATGTGTGAGCTTCGTTCGGAGAGTCTCGAAGGTCAGTGGATCACGATCATTCGCATTTGTGGTGACGAAAGACTCATATTCCTTGGGGAGACCTGCTAGGGCATAAGTGACGAGATCTTCATCTGACAGGGGTTTCCCGATTTTCCTGAGTTCGTCAGCCAATACCTTTAAATCACGAAGGTATTTATCAGTTCCTTGATCAGTAAGCTTCACACGAGAGAGGAGAATCTTAATGTCGACAGCACGGGAACGTGTCCTTTCCACGAATCGGGTCTGGAGGCAATCCCACATGGCCTTCTCTGTGGACAGGTCGTGAAcctcctcaagaagatcctcAGCAATAGTTGCAAAGATCCAGGATCTAATGTGTTGATCTGTGCGAATCCACCCTGCAAAGTTGACATCTGTTGACTCTGGGCATGAATAGCTGCCATCAACGTAGGAAAAGAGATCATGGGAGAGTAGAAAAGTGGAGAACAAAGATTTCcaaataatgtaatttttctGATTCAGAGTAATTGTAATCAGATTGGTGATATTAGGAGTGGTGATGGTTCCGTTGTTGGTGTGTAGAATCTGGGCAGTAAAGGTCGGTTGTGCAGCAATGGTGGTTGAGGTTGAAGAAGAGGATGGGTTGGGTCAAAGGACAGAAGAAGAATTGGTGTTATCAGAGGTGAGTTGATTGACATTGACATTTTCCCCTTCTGACGCCATGGGTAAAAGAAGgctgagaaaagaaaattgaatagGCTGGGCAAATTGAATAGGGTtaatgctctgataccatatgaATAGTTAATGCCTTAACCCTAATAGGGTTGGCTCATGATGTATTTATAATCTCAAGATTACATAGCAAGTACATATACACGGTATGTGTATCATCTATCAAAGGTAAGAATCCCcgaaatatattctaatacaAACTTTATGAAGTCCATGGCTTCTATGTGTTTCTGTTTTGGTGGCAGGCTAACAGGATAAAGTCATCAAAGATGATTAAAAGCTGCACTATGGCTCTTCTTGATGTCAATTTGAGCAAAACCGCTATCGAGATGTCATTCCATGTAACTGTGATTCACTCTTTATCTGCATCGACGCGCAGTTTGGCACTGACTTTTCGATATTATATACAAAACATGTCCTGCAGAGTTTCCCTTTTAAGATATGTCATTtgttattaatttcaattgacGACAATTGTGGTGTTCTTAACCCGTGTAAGGATTACAGACTAGTTGCACAAGATTATATTAATGCAAACTTTATCTCGGTGTGTAGCCCGTATCCATCCAAATCTATGTGAAACATTTCGGAGCATTTATGATACGATCCTTTTAAAGCGTCTTCTTAGTGTAGGCTTCTTCAAGTGAAGAGGTGTCTCGGTTTATAGCCACCCAAGGTCCTTGGCTGCACGCCTACGAGGACTTTTGGGAGATGGTACTTCAGTATTTGTTGTCCAGCAATGGTGATGCTTACTTGATTGGCTGATAACTACAAGCCGATACAGCTTCACGAGAGTCATTCCTATATAACTACAATTCATTCCTTATTATAATTCTGTCCTCAAAACCCATTGTATCATTTAGGATTATCACGTCCTTCCATATGAAGACCTGTCAGCTGCTGCAATTTCGTCAGGTTTGGTAACTTCAGGATTGCATTGCAGGGGAGAAATATTCAGAATATCGAGATCTTCCAGCTCCTCCAGTCCCTGGAATGTCTGTGAGATCTCTACACCTGCCCATCACCAAAATTCTTGTCTCCAGAGCTTCGACAGATTGGGCAAGTTGTCAACTACTGTACATTCAGAAATGTCTAAAAgattctaaatatatatcaaaatccCCAAGTCCTTGGAATCTCAGTTATTTTTTTGCGTATGTCCACTACCAGCCGCTGTAACTTACGCAATTCTGACGGACCTGACAACTTTTCGAGCGATCTACAGTCCGAGATGTTCAGAACTTCCTGTGATTTTAGTTCTCCAAACGCAATGATTTCGATgatttttacaaatttggaGGCTTTTACGTTGAATTGCGACGAAAGCTGAGAACTTTCAAGTGATACCAACCACTCGCAGGTAAGTCTTGGCATTGATTTCCGGGTTTTGGTGAAACTTTTGGCAAGGTGGTTATGCACGTATTGCATAATTCCAACTTCTCCAATTTGGATAGGCTCCTGATACCTGGAGGCACTTCCACAAGCTGGCAACTGTCCGAGAGTATCAACTCCTCCAACTTTGATCGGGTGCCCGACCCATTTGATTTCgcaatatgattttaaaattttaactctaattataactctactcactacacaaaaaaagttaacaacacaattattacttgttcacttttcttcaatttttttaacaattcaatttaatttttaataataaattctcttcaactattcattacttttttttaaaattcaacaatacaatcattatttttttttcaattattcattactttttcatattttttctcataattcaacaacacaatcattacaaaccaattaaaatcaaaacttaactcaactccacttattttaaatttaacaacacaatcattacttatttttaattttttttaatcattcaattcaatttttaatattaaattctttcaactattcattactttttcacaattcaacaacataatcattactttatctcaactattcattactttttcacactttttctcataattcaacaatgcaatcattacaaatcaattaaaatcaaaactcaacttaactcaactctaaattcAAACGCACTCTTAGATTCGGAAAAATCTGGATCGACTCACCACTGAGCCTTAGACTGACTATGCTAAGGGGGATGATTAGGCAGAGCCTCAAGCCTCTGGCACCCTTCTACATGAAGAATCTCGAGTTGGCAGAGGCAACTAATACTGGTAGGAAGGCTACTAACCTTTTGCATCAGCTTCACTGTAAGATCCTCAGAGAGATTTGCTTCCGATGTTGATTGGAATTTCTCCCTCCAAGTCTTCGCAACCAGATGCATTATTTAGTACTTGCAGATTCTCCAAAGTTGCCCGGCAAGCAAGTCATACGACTATCCTCAATCTTGAGCACATTCATTTCACTCCATTTCCATTACGcatttacaaaatacaaaagtgagctaaaaaaaaaacttttatttttagaaattcaCTTCACcccacactctctctctctctctctcttcccatTGCTTTCTTCCTTTCCCTCCCCTGCCCACACCTTCTCTTGTCTACGGCCATCTCGATGGTGTTTTATTTACAGATTGGGTGAATCCACGTCATTATGCATCAGTTAGATCGAATAAATGTGCAGCACAGTGTGCCGGAAATCAGCCAATTTCGGCATCGCTGGGAGACGAGATAGATGAATCTCGATTACAGAATTCGATCaaacgcaaaaaaaaaaaaaaaaaccctcaaAGGGGTAGCGGAAAGATTAGTCCTTGCAGTTAGTTCACTGAGGACATTCTCGCCGGGGCCACTGTTGTTAACAAACTCATCGCAGATTCCGTTGATGACGTCCTCGATCAAGTGGAGGTAGGCAGCAGTGCTGGTTGTCTAAGAAGAAGCTGCTATTCCAACAATTGCGCTTCGGATTGCCCCGCTGAGATAGGAATTGAAGGAAGTGGGGTTCTGATTCCACTGTAGATCCGTTTCCAAGTGACGAGGATGAGATTGGAATTGAGGATGATGTCCATGGAGATCACCAGGGGAGAAAGCAGAGACGAGCAAAGAGGGGCTGCAGAAGAGAGACCGAGAGAGTGTGGATGTGgcaattttaaaaagtgaAAGAAATTTGGGTCATCtttctttaatattaaatGGAGTGAAGTCTAAGCACTCTTATCTAATGAGTCCGGAATTTGAGCAAGCAATCCGCTGTCTGCTGGCGCCGAGGGCCTCCAGATTCCAAAGCTAGTCTGTACCTCTCAGTATAGGTAATTCCTGTATAGAGGTTCCATCAACCAGAAGCTCAATCAGTGCGTCCGTTGAACCCAACTGAGGCAAACATTCGAGTTTCGTGCAGTCCCTGTTGTTCTCTTTTACTGAAAAACAgctgaaaaagaagaagcagagtAGAGAGAACgcagagaaaaaaaacagtTCTATTTTTGAGGAAGAAGAATAGGATATGCTTTCATTGATTAACTGCattatataaaaacaaatgaGCTGAACAACCACAGCTTTCTTTTCCCACTAACTTAGCAACAACTTAACTGCTTCCTAAATACATGGCCTAGTGCTATGACTGATTCAACTAAAGCAACTGAacattaaaacaaaaatatcaaaaatagaaattgcAGCCTTGAGACATAACTGACAAACTCCTCCTGGATCAAGAGCTGCAAACACCCAACTTGTCCCTTAATGTTTTAAAACGACCAGCACTAAGGGACTTAGTAAATATATCTGCAATTTGGTCTTCTGAGCTGCAGTACAACAGCTTTACTTCACCTGTCTGCTGCATTTCTCTAAGAACATAATACTTGATCTTGAAATGTTTAGTTCTTCCATGAAACACTGGGTTCAATGAGATGGCTAAGGCAGCTTGATTGTCTACAAACACTCCTGTGCTTCCCTCTTGCTTTAAATGCAAATCTTCCATCAGTTTCCTTAGCCACACTGCTTGATTCACTGCTGATGTAGCTGCAATGAACTCAGCTTCAGCAGTCGATTGGGCAACCAATTCTTGCTTCCTTGAGCACCAAGAGAAACATGCTGACCCAAACATAAAGCAGTAACCAGATGTGCTCTTTATGTCATCTAATGAGCCACCCCAATCACTATCAGAATAACCGAACAGCTCAAACTTCTCAACTGTGCTGAACTTGATCCCAAATGCAAGTGTTCCCTTCAGGTATCTCAATACTctttttgcagcaatcatatGAGTTTCACTGGCACAATTAAGAAACCTGGATAAAACACTTACTGAGTACATTATGTCTGGTCTAGAAGAGGTGATATACATCAAACATCCAACTAAGCTCCTGTACTGCTTCCCATCTGCAGGGTCTCCTCCATCCATCTTCTGAAGTTTCTCCTTCTGGTTCATTGGAGTGCTCACACTCTTGTATTCCTCCATATTGAACCTCTTTAGAACCTCCTTTACATATTTCTTCTGGCATAAGAACACCTCATTCTGTCCCTGCTTGATCTCCATGCCCAGAAAATAATGCATCTCACCAAGATCAGTCATTTCAAACTGATCCATCATGTCTCTCTTGAATGCTTCAATTAGAGCAGCATTACTTCCCGTCACCaacatatcatcaacataaaGAGAGACTATAACCAGTTCAGTTTCAGATTTCTTCACATAGAGGGTGGCTTCACTTAGACTCTTGATGAAGCCTAAGGTCAGTAGATAATCATCTATCTTACTGTACCATGCTCTAGGggcttgcttcagtccataaagAGCCTTCTTCAACAGATAAACCTTATCTTCTTGGTCTGGAATAATGAAGCCTTCTGGTTGTTCAACATAAATTTCTTCTTCCAACACTCCATTCAAAAATGCTGATTTTACATCTAGTTGAAATACCTTCCAATTCTGCTGGGCTGAAATGGCTAGCAGCATTCTAATTGTATCTAATCTAGCGACAGGTGCAAATGTTTCTGAAAAATCAATTCCCCATACCTGAGCATATCCCTTCACCACCAATCTAGCTTTGTGCTTATTTATCGAGCCATCAGGATTGAGCTTTGTCCTAAAGACCCACTTGACTCCAATTACTCTTCTATTAGTAGGCTTCTCAACCAGCTCCCAAGTCTGATTCTTCTCAATCACGGCCAATTCTTCTTTCATGGCTTCTATCCATTTTTCATCATTCTTAGCTTCCTCAAATCCTGCAGGTTCTAGAACAGCCACATTGCACCTCTGGTATATATTAGTCAAAGATCTCGTACCTCTAATTGGAACATCATCCACCAGCTCAGTAGGGTCAAGTAGAACCTGTTCTTCTCTGGTCCCCTCCTTTTCTGTCCAGTCCCACTTCTCATCTTCTAAAAATTGAACATCCCTGCTGATAACAACCTTCTTCGTATGTGGATGATATACTCTATAGGCCTTAGATATCAAGCTGTAGCCTACAAAGATTCCCTGCTCACTCTTCTCTTCCAGCTTGTTCCTCTTGACCTGTGGAACATGAGAAAAACATAGGCAGCCAAATACTTTCAAattcttcagatttggcttcctATCAAACCAAGCTTCAAATGGTGTCTTTTTCTCCAATACTCTCGTAGGCAGCCTATTTAGCAAGAACACAGCAGTATTTGCTGCTTCAGCCCAGAACTCCTTTGGTAGAGACTTCTCATGTAGCATACACCTCGTCATCTCCATAATGCTTCTATTTTTCCTCTCACTTACTCCATTTTGCTGCGGTGAATATGGAGCAGTGAGCTGATGCTCTATCCCAGCTTCCTCACAGAAATTATTGAACCTTTGAGAGGTGTATTCAGTCCCATTATCAGATCTAATGACCTGTATCTTACAGCTACTTTGATTCTCCACCCAAGTCTTAAACTTGAAAAACACTTCAGCAACTTCAGTCTTTTGCTTCAAGAAATAAATCCAACACATTCTAGTGAAATCATCaatgaaaatgatgaaataCCTGCTACCATTCAATGAGGGAGCTGATTGAGGTCCACACAAATCAGTGTGAATGAGCTGCAACTTTTTAGTAGCCCTCCAGGTTGAGTTTCTGAAAGGTAACCTGGTCTGCTTGCCTATTAAGCAAGCTGTGCATGTTGATCTCGGCTCCTCCTGTCTTGGTAATCCCATTGCCATGTCATTCTTCTACATGTATTGCAGTCCTTTGTTGTGGAAATGCCCCATTCTCTTATGCCATAAATCAATCTCACTAACCTGACACTTGAATGCCACTTGCTCTTCTTCTAATGGATTCAGCGAGAAGCTCTTCTTTTTCATCTTTATTTTGAACAATTCTTGACCTTTTGAGTCGAGAATCAAGCATTTGCCCTCTTCAAAAAACACCTTGAATCCCTTTTCTAACAGCTGCCCTACACTCAGCAAGTTTTGATCAATGTGAGGCACAAATAGCACCTCTGATATCAGCTTAACTCCTGCACAACTCTCTATAGCTACTGTCCCTTTGCCTCTTACTTCCAGAAATTCTCCATTCCCAATCCTCACTTTGGACTTTAATGATTTGTCAAGATCCCTAAAGAGCCCTTCATCATTAGTCATATGATTAGTACAGCCACTGTCTACCAACCAACTGTCTGATAAGGTTGCTGATGAGAAACATGAAGCTACAAACAActgatcttcttcttgttgagcTGCAGCATGAGCTCCACTTTGTTGTTGTTGCTTTCCTTCTCTGCAGAACCTTTCTATGTGTCCCATTAAATTACACTTCCTGCACTTCACATCTGGTCTTCTCCAACACTTGAAGTGTGGATGATTATGTTTCCCACAGTGCTTACAAGCAGAGATCTTGCTCGTATTCCCTGCACCACTGTCCTTTGCAGCAGCTTCTGAACCACTACTGCCTCCATTCttctttccctttcctttcttaTCCTTTCCCCACTCATTCTGCTGCCATTTGGCCTTCAAGGCTCCCTCACAGCTCCCTTCTTGCCTCATTAGCCTCCTCTGCTCTTGTGCTTCAAGTGCACTTATCAGCTCCATTACTTTCAGTTGGGAGAGATCTTTAGAGTTCTCGAGAGAAGCAATAGTTGCCTCATATCTTTCAGGCACAGAGACAAGAATCTTTTGCACTAATCTACTGTCAGATAAATCAGTGCCAAGGATCCTTACCTGATTTGCTATCTCGATAAGCTTGTTTGAGTACCCTTTGATGGACTCAGACTCCTTCATCTGCATTCTCTCAAACTCCCTGATTAAATTCAGCACCTTCATACCCTTGATCCTCTCATTTCCCCTGTATTCAACCTCTAGAAAGTCCCAGATCTCCTTAGCTGAACCAAGAACCATGATCCTTGTGAAAATAGCTGGTGAAACAGCAGCATACAAGCAAGCTTTTGCCTTTGCCTTCCTGGTAACTCTCTCTTTGTGAATCTTAATCTGATTGATGGTTGGGTTATTGGGAAGTGGAGCCACTTCGTAGTCTTGCTCGACTGCTTCCCAAAAGTCACACCCCTCCATGTAGGCTTGCATTCGAACAGCCCAAGCATGGTAATTTTCTCCATCAAACACAGGAGGAGCAAGAGCAGACATGGTACTTGATCCTGATTCCATCTCACTCAAATTCTCACATGTATCCCTCGGGTTCACTCGGTGTTTTTTGGGTCTCTCGTTTCACTCACTCACAGGTCCCTCAAGAAGtaaagctctgataccactgttgTTCTCTTTTACTGAAAAACAgctgaaaaagaagaagcagagtAGAGAGAACgcagagaaaaaaaacagtTCTATTTTTGAGGAAGAAGAATAGGATATGCTTTCATTGATTAACTGCattatataaaaacaaatgaGCTGAACAACCTCAGCTTTCTTTTCCCACTAACTTAGCAACAACTTAACTGCTTCCTAAATACATGGCCTAGTGCTATGACTAATTCAACTAAAGCAACTGAacattaaaacaaaaatatcaaaaatagaaattgcAGCCTTGAGACATAACTGACAGTCCCTCATGTCTAAGGAGGCTAGAGCGCTAAGTTGCTCTATTGATGGAACAACGGAGACCGAGTTGCGACTAGATCGAAGAATCAGTCTCTCTAAAGCTGGAAATTCTGAGAAACCGGCTGTTCTTGTTAGATGCCTGCATTCTGTAAGATCAAGAACTTTTAGCTTCACGGCTACCTGAAGGaacgaaaaataatttaaaagatggggaagaaagagagataatATTCTCATCAGATGATTATTCAGCTTGAATCGCATGACCGAAACAGAACCGGGCAAAAGACAACTGTCGATACCTTCATCAAGCTCCAGCCGGCCCAGTCCTCACTCACCATGCTCCTCGAGGACAATTAGGTTCTTCAGATTTAGATTGGTTGGCAGCGTAGGACTGAAGTTGCAGAAGTGCCAACTCAGCCACCGCAGGTTCGTGAAAATGCCCTCAAAATTTCCACTGAGACTAGCTTTATCTCCCAGAAGGATCCTCAAGTTCGGTAGATTCTTAAACTGATCATCCTTGAAGCAGAGATCTTCCGAGCGGAACTGATATCCTTCTAGACTGATGGCTTCAACTTTTGTCATCCCCTGctccaagaaaagaaacgaAATTAATAGCACTATGCCAGACAACGCTATAGTCTTGCACCAAAGACAATACTGGCTACTGCTGTGACAAAGTTTCAACTTCGATAAATGGATTGAAGTACAaacaaacatacatatatctaGGAGACAAACTAGCTAAGTAGGTCTAATGCTTGTGAGCTTTCATTACCTCCTGTGGCTGCCCCTCTAATACACGCATGGCCACTTTGCTGTGCCACCGTGTACTCCGCAACCACGGCTCTTTATAGTTTTCCTCTTCCACGATTACCCTGCCAAGGTCTCTAAGTTGGTCATGCATCCATAGCCTAGTGTCATCTGTGATTTTGATTAGTGACTTCAAGAGAAGGATCTCGATTCCAACTTCTGGGAAAAACTCACAATCATCCCACATGGGGATTGCAATTCTAGCATCTTTTCCGATGAAGAAACATGGGATATCGAGAAATATCTTCCGCTGCTCACGACTCAAGCCATTATAACTTATCCTCAACTTATCTGGGACCTTCATGGGGGGTTCCTTCTTCAACTTCTTCAGTGTACCTAGCCATAAGTCCTTGCGCCCACTGCTTGTAGATAAAAAAGAACCTACTACCTCAAGAGCCAGAGGGAAGCTTCCAGTTGTCCTCACAATATCCTAAGACAAAATCAGGTGTCGGCGAGTGTTCTTTAAATGCATGCTTGCAGAAGAGTTCAAAAGCTTGATATTCACTCAGCCGTGTGAGTTCATAGATATTCTTAATTCGAAATAGATCTAGCACTGTCTTTTCTCTGATTGTAACAATAATCCTGCTTCGAGGACCAAACCAAGCAAGATCCCCGGCTAGAGCCTTGAGTTGATCAACTTCATCAACATCATCCAAAAGAATGATTACTTTCTTGTCACGGAGCCTGTTCTTGAGCTCCTGGGTTACTTCATTCATATTTGCAAAGACATCACGCTCACAATTTAAGATGTCGGAGAGTAGCTTGCTTTGCAAGCACTGAAGACCCTTGTGCTGTGAGGATATTTCTCTAATGTCATTGAGGAAGCAAGAGGATTCAAATTTCTCCAACAGTTGGTTGTAGACAACTTTTGCAAGAGTCGTTTTCCCAATTCCACCCATGCCCCATATTCCAACAATTTGAATACCTTCCTTTCCAAGCTCCAGCAATGTCTTGACAGCCTCAACATGATCATCGATTCCAACCAAGATATCATTGACATCTAGATAAGCTTTCTTCAGACAGTTAATAACCCTTGCAAGCACCTTTTTAATGAGCTCTCCATGTTTCCTGAAAGGTATGGTAAATTCATGAGGCATAAAATCAAGTCAGTACATTAATTCATACAGAAACTGGAAACTCTAAACTATTTTTAACCGATTGAAAACTGAAAAATACATTAGAAAAacagaaatgaaatgaaaacaaGACAAGGGTATTATTACCCGTTTGCCTCTTTCTTGAGTTCCAACCCTTTCAGTTTCACAACCTCTTGGAGAGCATTCCTCCACTCCTGAACAAACTCGAAGTCGTAGTTTTTCTCGTGCTGGGTAAAGGCTTTAGCATAACTCCCTGTCTGGTACTTAACTTCATCTGGCATGACGTCCAAGAAAATGGGCATAATCATGTGCTTCGTTTCGTCCTCGAGCTTCATCATCTCCGCCACCTCCTTCAAACACCACGTAGCATAGCCCTTTGATAAGATGGGTATATAGATCTTTGACTGCTTGATTGCCATCATGAGCTCAGGCTCAATCTCTTCTACTACACGGAGCTTTCCATCGTCCCTCAATGTATGCACTCCTGCATCTTTCAGGTGATG from Punica granatum isolate Tunisia-2019 chromosome 2, ASM765513v2, whole genome shotgun sequence includes the following:
- the LOC116194839 gene encoding TMV resistance protein N-like, which translates into the protein MWDDSEFSPKVGIDILLFKSLIRITDNKLWMHDLLRDLGRLIVIEENYKEPWLQSRLLCSEAVPYLLESQPQEEMTKVEAISLEGYQFRSEDFCFKDDRFKNLPNLRILLLDRASLSGNFEGILPNLRWLSWHFCNFSPKLPTNLNLKNLIVLDISRSMVSEDWAGWSLMKVAAKLKVLALTECRHLTRTPSFSAFPALEKLILRSCRKLVSVDPSIEQLSALVSLDIRDCMELEYLPQLGSTDTLTELLVDYEVFLSFRGLDDSEGFTDRLYHHLKDAGVHTLRDDGKLRVVEEIEPELMMAIKQSKIYIPILSKGYATWCLKEVAEMMKLEDETKHMIMPIFLDVMPDEVKYQTGSYAKAFTQHEKNYDFEFVQEWRNALQEVVKLKGLELKKEANGKHGELIKKVLARVINCLKKAYLDVNDILVGIDDHVEAVKTLLELGKEGIQIVGIWGMGGIGKTTLAKVVYNQLLEKFESSCFLNDIREISSQHKGLQCLQSKLLSDILNCERDVFANMNEVTQELKNRLRDKKVIILLDDVDEVDQLKALAGDLAWFGPRSRIIVTIREKTVLDLFRIKNIYELTRLSEYQAFELFCKHAFKEHSPTPDFVLGYCEDNWKLPSGS